Genomic DNA from Candidatus Koribacter versatilis Ellin345:
CGACCACAACGGTCAGGTTTTGGTTTCCGTCATGGATTCCGGAATTGGAATTCCACCGGAAAAGATGGAGCAGATCTTCAACGCATTCTTCACTTCCAAACCTCAAGGCACCGGCATGGGGCTGCCGATCAGCCGGTCGATCATAGAATCCCACCGTGGCCGCTTGTGGGCCGTCTCTAACTCGGAATCAGGTGTGACATTTCATTTCACCTTACCTGCCCAAGGTGATGCCAGCCGGGCTGCGTAGGCGGACCATTGCGAAACTTTGGAGTTTGCCATTCGTGGGGCGGACTGCTGGCGTCGAGTGAACCTGAACTGTCGCAGCAATTCCGGGATGACAGGCACAACCGGCAGACTCTCGAACCGAGCTGACTGGGTGCACGCGCAATCTTTTTCATTCAACGAGTCCCTAGTGCTCAACATCGTGGTGATGATGTTTCCCGAAGGGGGTCCAACCGAAAGCAGGCACGGCTTCGTTGAGAAATAGATCAATAAGGACGACAGTGCCTATCCTCCGACTCGGCAGATAACCACGGAGCGGAACATCCGGCGCCGCGCTGATCTGGAAGTACCTTCCGACATAAGCAAAACCTGGCCGCAGAAAGGTCGAACTCGAACCCGTGGTGCCGGCGACCGGAGTCGAGCCGTTGAATTCGACGAATGGGTATGAGTTCCCGAGGACCGCTCTCAATGAGCGACCCAGCGGCGCATCATGCTTTACGTCAAATCGTGTGTCAGCGTTTCGGGTGGAGCTGTTCAGGTACGGTACGCTGTACTCCAATACCATGTCGTACGTCGCCTGTCGCTCGTGTTCGCCTCTGACTGCCGCTTCGTAACCAAGATCTCCCTGCAACCCCAAGGGACGCAGCCAAGCCCATTTTAGGTCTCCGAATCCTTTCGCAAATACGAGCGCTGGGTGCAACTTGGTGCGATGTTCTGCCACACTTTGGGATCCGGTCGGAACGGTCAAGAATAGGGCAGGTGTTAGAACAAGCTCATGCTCCGCACTACGATAGACTGCGAATTTAGTTCCGACCTCCAAATCTCCGAACCCGCCAATCATCGACCTTGCAACGCGACGATGGACGCGCGATTGTTCGATCACGACTGACCACCGGTTCGGGTAAAGAGTCTTCTCGAAGGCAGCGGTGTAACTACGTAAACTCCCATCCGGCATCGCGAGGAACTCGGCCCGCGGGAAGATCAATTCATCCTTGATATTCGCATCCTCTGTGAACAGCGGTTCGATGAACTTTCTTTGTCCGACATTACCGTGCGCCCAAAGATCCAAAGCGATGCAGGGGAGCAAGGCTGCGATGAAGAGGAACTGCATTGATGAATGCCTCATGAGAGCAAGAAAGTAGACCGGTGTATATGCACGCACGCTTCAGTGCCCAGTAGAGTCGGCGCGGCGGGTTGCCTCGAACAAGAACCAGGTGCGCCGTTCGGTTTCGTCAATCCAGGCTTCGATCAGGCTGGCGGTAGCTACATCGTTGTGCTCATCGCAAATGCCGTTGGCTTCGCGCAATCGTGCTGTGAGCGCCTTGCTGTCGTCCATCAACTCGGCAAGCATGTCCTCCGGCTCGACGTACTCCGCGTCGTTGTCTAGAATTCGTTGGAGACGCGCGATGTGACCGATGGACCTCACGGTGGTGCGACCGAGTTTGCGAACACGCTCGGCGATCGGGTCGATCATTCCGAGAATCTCATCACTCTGGTCGTCAAGCAGCAAATGGTAGTCCCGAAAATGAGGACCGCTCATATGCCAGTGGAAACTCTTGGTCTTCAGATAAAGCGCGAAGGCGTCCGCTAAGATGGCATTCATGGCGCCGGCTACATCACGCGTTGCCTCTTTCGACAGGTCGGTTGGGGTACGCAATGCGGGTTGGTCTCTACGTTCCAGTTGCTCGGCAAAAACGCCGGTATTCTTCATAGCTTATCTCCGTTCTTTTCATTCGTGGTTCTCGTTCGTCGATTTGGTTCGGAACAATTCTTTCCGTGCTTTCTTTCACTGAAAGGCGATCACTCGGCGGGACTTCGTCAACACAGAGAACGGTCCAATTCACATCGTCACCGCTACCGGCGTGGCATCCTCTTGGGATGGAGGTGTCGAGAATGCTCCTGCCAAAACCTCAAGCAAAACCTCAAGCACTTGTCGTACCAAACCCTCGCGGCAAAGAGTGGTGGAAAAAGCGAGGGCCCCGACGGGTGTGGTGTTCGTATTTTGACGGTGCTGACGTCACTCTTTCGACACTCCACTTCACGCTGAGCAAGTAGAGCCTGTGACTGAGAGCTAAAACGTGGAACGTTTGTGGTGGTGAGCCAGATTTGGCAGGGCACGTACCTTTACACATTCCGAGAGAATGTGCAGCAATGCTTCCCATTCAGTCTGATGAACAGTCCGGCGATTTCTGCGCCGGCAATTGTCATCAGATATCCGCGTTAGGCAACTCCGGCGCGGCCAAGCTGATCGAGATCCTCCGAGCGCTTGCCTGTGGAAATCGGCGCGTTGATGCGAGAATCATGTTTTCACTGCATGGGACCGCGAAACCCATGCTGCTCTGCCACTCTATTCAGTCGAGGGGTCGCGAAAACCACGAGATTGCATTCGAGGGATGGCCGTGGAACCAGCGCTTCGTTGCCCACGCCCATCCTTCGTTCTCAGTGGACGCGATGAGGCAAGACAGTATCTCGTTCCTGTTTCTTGAGTGGTTCGACGTCGATGTCGGGCTGAAAGGAGACGGCAGTGAGCGAGTCCGTCAGTGTCCATAGCGAGGCTCCGAGCAAAACCAGGTCTTTTATCAGAAACTCTCCTATACCAGCTGAAAGCGCAGGAAAACCGCCGAGGCTTGGCTCCCAACCTGGAGTTGTGATGATGAATGACAACGTGATCAGAAACATGAACACCGCGCCTACACTTCCGATAGCAGATAGCTTCGGAAACCAGCGACGAATCGCAATCAACGCAGCGATGGCGAGCTCGATGGCGCCTATTATCATCGCGAGCTGACGCACAGTCCAAATGCTGTAGCCCCAGCCCAGAAATGGACTATGCGCAATGAGAGGTTGAATGCCTTTCGCCTCGTATTCCGTGACCTTCATCGCTGCGATCCAACCAATTACGACCGCCAAACCGTAGCGCAGAAACGCATGTCCGATTGGATCGATTCGCGCTATGATGCCTGCCCACACATTCGTTGTTTCAGTAGATGTATTTTTCATGGTCTCCCTTTCAATAGGCTGTTGTCCGTGGTCGGATCTCCCGCTCATTCACCCGATCGGTTCAGAAGTTCGTCCAGCGTGAATCTGTCGGGACTCCATAGCGCAAGTAAAAATGCAGCCCCTGCAGCTGAGAAGACTGAATAGTCGAGCGGCGTTTTAATGCCCAGACCCATGGCCATGCCTAAGGCAAACGACAAAAGCAGCAGACCGGAGAGGGCTGAAACCATTCGTGTTTTAAAGCCCACGATAATTAACACCCCACACAGCGACTCCATCACGGTAGCTGCCCACGCAAGTGGTACCGTGAATGAACTGGGAAAGAGTGACACCACCACGCCGGTGTACTCCACGAAACGAGCGAAGTTTCCCCATGACACGTTCTTTGCTCCATATGTTCCCCACAGGCCAAAACGATCAGCCACAGCCGACAAAAAAGAAACTCCTAGTGCGATCCGAGCAAACAGACGGATGACCTCCGACCCATGCTGGCTAAGTTGCACTGCTTTTGAATTCATTCAAGACTCATTTCTTTGTTCTGATGGCTGCACCAGCGGTTTGTGATCTCGCGAATTGCTGCTTCCGGGAACCCTCGTAAACTGCTCACTTTGATCGCCAAATGCACGATTTTCCCGGCTCCTCTCCGTGCGCATGCGAACAGAATCCGCGCAAATCTCGCTCTCCGTTGCCGAGGACAGCACGGCGATGGCCACGATTGATACCCTTACGAATTCGCGAAGATTGATTTCAACTCTGCGGCATTACATCCACCGACAGGCCCCAATGCCATGACTTTGAGCGCGGTGTTTACCAGCATCGTCTAAGAGCGGTCTTCGAAGTCTGTGCTGATGAAACAGAGCGTCGCGATTTTGACAAGCGCGTCAAGGAATCGACAGGGATTCGCCGCCTTCTACCCATCGCCGAAAGCTCCGAAACCCACTCGGGGGCTGTTACAAGGCTGTACTCCGATCAGCGCTGCTCTTAGTACGTCGTGCTCGATTCCAATTCGTCAAAATCAAGCAGGCTTGCTTTGGTATCCAACCACTTCTTCAGAGCGTCGCCCTCAATCGTGCCTCGGGTCAACAACTCGCGAGCGAGGGATTCGATGAGAGGCTGATCCGCCCGGAGAAGCCGGGAAGCCAACTTGTACCCGGCGTGTGTGAAGGGATTCGTGTCCGTCACTGATTCGGCGACACCCCAATCGACCGCAGTTTGGCGCGCGTCGAGCGCACTCGAAAGGTCGGATGTCAGCTCTTTCTTCAATTCGACTGAAATCGGATCGGTGTCTGCCTGGTCCACGATCGATCCGATGTAGATGAAGGCAAAGGCCCTGCCTAGCAGCTTCGCGTCATTGTGAAACGAGTCCCGCTGTCCTTTCCAGTCGCACACGATGCCGCTGAGGCGCTCATTGTCATTAATGACTGAAAGCAGAGCAACCGGAAACCCGGCACGATATGCCACCACAGCTTGTGCGGCGAGATGTTTTGCGCTTTGCTGCGACGGTTTATTGTTCAGCATTGCATCACTTCCGTTCATTCCCTTTTAACCATCACTCCGCTGGATCGGCGCGTTGGATTTCATTAGCCAATGCACCGAGCGCTAGCCACCGCTTGCATGTCTGCTCGCTAGCGGGGCGAGGGTGCACGCCTTAGATCGAACTCTCAATTCCGGGTCCTTCCATTGTTACGACTGATGGAGAGAACCCAGAATCAAAAGAGTTCAGGCAACAAGCGTCGAAGCGGCATTGCCGAAGTTGTTGATTTTTCGATCGAGAAACTCATGGATCAACGACCCAATCCGATCCACTTCTTCTTCCAGCGCGAAATGACCCGTGTCGATCAGATGCAGCTCTGCGCTTGGGATATCCCTTTTGTAGAGTTCAGCACCTTCCACCGTAAAGATCCCGTCGTTCTTCCCCCAAGTGATCAGCATTGGAGGCTGATGCTTACGGAAATACTCCTGCCAACCTGCATAGGCATCCAGATTCCTTTTTGCGTTGTAGAGGAGTGAAAGTTGGATACTCTTGTTCCCCGGTCGGTCGAGATAAGCCTGGTCGATCACCCAATTATCGGGGCTGATCTTCGAGGGATCCTTGACTCCGTGCAGATAATGCCACTTGGTTCCTTCGATCGTCAGAAGCCAATCGAGTAGAAGTTGAGCGCTCCTCTCGCTCCGGTCTTCCCAATAATCAGATAATCCCGTCTTCAAGAACGCCTTATTGATCGCTTCAACATGGGCGTCAGCGTTTTGGACGATCATAGCCATCACACGTTCTGGATGCCTGACAGCTAAATGGAATCCAACCGATGCACCTATGTCCGAGAGGTAGAGGATATAGGAAGAAAGGTTCAGCTTTTCCGTAAACTTTTCGGTGATAGTCGCGAAGCTCTCAAAGGAGTAGTCGAACTCGTTGACCGGCGGTGCTGAACTCTCGCCATATCCAGGAAAATCTGGGGCGACAACATGATATTTATCCGCAAGCATGGGAATCAGATTGCGGAACATATGAGAAGACGACGGAAAGCCGTGTAACAGTAAAGCGGTGGGAGCATCTCGCGGACCCGCTTCGCGATAGAAGACCTCCAGTCCCTCCACGTTAAGGGTGCGATACCAAACGGATGGTGTAACCGTGTTCGACATCTAAACTCTCTTTCGCTACGTGAATCGCGCCTTTATGGGCGATGTGCAAAGCGTCCCTTACGGATGAACGCGGAAAATCGTCTTGCCCTTGACCCGGGTCTCCGGGTTAAATGCGGCGACGGCCTCGTCGAGCTTGGCGACTTTAGTGACGTTTGTTCGCAGCCGGCCATTCCGCGCCCGTTGGACGATCTCGCTAAGTTGGGCGCAAGCGGGTTCAACGACGAAGTCAACGGTGACTCCGCCAGAAGGCCGCGCGTCATTCGGGCCTGTGATGGTGACCAACGTTCCTCCGGGGCGAATTAGGGCTGCCGATCGCTTGACGATATCGCCGCCGATGACATCGAAAACCAGGTCGACCCCGCTGACATCTTCCAAAGCGTCGTTATCGAGATCGACGAAATCCTGCGCGCCGAAGTCGAGTGCTGTCTGACGGCCTTCAGCGTGTCCGGTGCCGATGACGTACGCACCGGCATCACGCGCGAGTTGGGTCGCCATCGAACCGACGATCCCCGCCGCGCCGTGCACCAGGACGCTTTGCCCCGCACGGAGGCGACCGTGATCGAACAGCGCTTGCCACGCGGTGAGGCCGGGCATCACGAGAGCTGCACCGACCGTGAAGTCAACATCGCTCGGCAGCGGCGCGAGGTTGCGCGCCTCGACGGCCACATACTCCGCGAGCGCACCGTCGCGGTACCAGTCCGTGAGACCGAACACGCGCTGTCCGATCGACAGCCCCGTTGTGCCATAGCCGAGAGAGACGACTACTCCGGCCACCTCGTGCCCGGGAATCGAAGGAGTGCGGTCACGGCCCGCACGATCGGTCCAGGTCGAAGGCCATGACAGTTCATCGCCAGTGAATCCTGACGCATGAACCTCAACAACGACATCGTTTATCGCCGCTTGCGGCTCGGGTCGCTCGTCGACCTTCACCCCGGCGATTCCTGCAGCCTTATCAGTCGCCACTATCGCTTTCATCGATCACTCTCCCGTTTCGTGTTCTTGAAGTTCTTTCCCGACCGGTATTCGGACAGGAACGGGGTGCTGAAAATCTTGGCCTCGGACGCCTCATTACGGAAGGCGGACGGACCTTGCCCTGTCTGATTCATAAGCACAATCTCCTCGGTAATTTCTCTTCGCTGGAACGTTCGTTCTCTTCCCAGCTGTCTGCCTGCACTATTCTTAATTGCAATTACGGTTCCGCGCCTTCGGAGCGCCGCTTGTCCCGCTTCTTGGCGAGACGTGGTCTATAGGGCGCATTCTGACCCATTCGCCGCGCTACCTTTCGCCGATGCTGTACTTAGGCCGTGGAAATGCGGCGTACGCATCGATGATGTTCACGAATGCACGTCGAGTGACTTCGCAAAACTCCGTTCCGATTGAGCTACGTTTCTCGTCACGCCCACACCGCCGCTCAATGATTTGTCGTCCGGGATCAAGGCTTGAGTAGCAATGTCGTAACGTTCCGTGAACTCGGGATGACGCCCCAGGTGTTCCCTGGCAAAGGGACAAACGATTCGGAGACGAGACGATTCACGCGACGCCAATTGAACAGCCTCTTCTACCAGCTTCCCACCAATGCCGACGTGTTGGAGAGATGGTGGGATCTCGGTGTGCCAAATTGTCATTTTGTTTTGGTCGTCAACGGAGTAGCTCAGAAAGGCGATGGAGTCTCCCACACGTTTTTCGATCCTGTGAATCCGCACCTTAGTCCGAGTCTTGGTTTTGATTAAGGTTTCTCCTTCGTCTATCGTCATCACGTAATCCTCTTATTTTTATTCAAACGTGGTGCTTCTCTCGTGAGGCGGCGAGCCTCCGCATTCTCCTTCCTTCTCGAGGACAGCACGACGATAGCCACAATTGATGGCCTGCGAGATTGTTTTCAACTCTGTGGCGGTGCTTCCACGCACAACACTCTCGAGAGAACAGCTTTTAGAAGGGCCTTTATCAGTATCGGATTAGAACGGAGTCTGCAGGATTGGAGGGGCAAGACAGGGCGGCGCCATTTGGGCAAGGTCCCAAGGCGGCGACCACAGATAATTCGCGGTTCGGAACAACACGGGCACAGTGTGTTTGGCTTAATGTATTGGGCGAAAACGTCGGAGTCGGCGAGTAGGTTTGCCAGCAACGAATGTCAGTAATCGACGCAGACGGCTTGATGCACCATCTCTCGCCTGTCTTCGCAAGCTTACTTGACAGGCACAGTTATAGGAGCGCTCTTCCTTTTTACGAAAAATACGACAAACCTCGCTGGTTTGGTTTTACTTGCATTCCGCCCAACAATGTGGACATCTTCCGGGCCTTCGTAGAAAGTCTCACCTTGCGTCAGAGTCACTTCCTTTCCGCCCCTGAGCTGCATCACCACCGAGCCTTCCACCACATAGACAAACGTATTGGCGTTGTGCCGATGTATTTCGTCCGAGTGGCCCGGCGGGTATTCCACGCTGATCATCACAGCTTCTTCACCGGGGCACTTTGTCAGCTCCTTCGAGATGAGCGGGATTACGTTAGCTTCTTGCCCCATAAGCGTCGCGGACATGAGGCATACCCACACCAGATTTATCCTTATGAATGTCATACGCCATCCTGTGCTTGGCCGCCTCTTCACGCAGCCCTTTATTTGCGGAATGTGTGACCCAAAGTCACACCCGGCGTCGCCCATTCGAACCCGCACCCGTTGGTAGTTCATCCAGCTTCAAGGTCTCGGCGACACGGCGCTGGTGGATTTGCATCGCCTTTCACTCGTGCATTGAGTCCTCTGTCACTCGTGATGATGCACTTTGCGCACCACTTCTCCCTGATGCTGCCTCTCGACCTGTGATCACGGGCTCTTTGACTGAAGTCGGCGGATGGATTCAGCGTCATGGCAAGGGCAACGATGATCGCCGTGACATCATTTGGACAGACTGTCAGCGAAAGGACACCCCGTTCCCCGGAGTCCCATTGTTGCTACGGTCATCAATTGCCACGGCCTCGCCTCATGAGCACAGGACCCAAAGACAATATGACCTGACTTGACCCCTTTTCGCCGTTGTAGGATTCCCGAGATTGCACACGCTGCAAAAGAGCTGATTGGAATTCCGCGCCACGACCTCGGGTCTATGGCAGCCGGTGTGCTCACTGCAGATGCAGTGGTTGCGACGTTTTCAGAATCCAGCGACGTTGTTTCGTTCGGCGGCTATAAGTTGAGGCAGTTCGCTCTTTGCGCCATACGATTCGCACCGTAGGAGAAATTTTGATGGGTAATATTTCCCGCGGTTTCATGGGTAGACGAACTGCTTCCGATGTGAAATTGCCGCCGGGGCAATACTTAACGACCGATTTCCCTGTCCTCTCAGCCGGGCCGACTCCACATATTGCGCTCGAAAAGTGGCAATTCACGATCGACGATGGGACAAACGTCTTGCGACGATGGGATTGGAAATCGTTTCGAGAGCTGCCCGCCGAGAACATCACCGTTGATCTGCACTGCGTGACGCGGTGGTCAAAGCTCGGCACACGTTGGGAAGGCGTGTCTCTCGATGCCATCCTCGGTCAATTGGAAACCGACGCCCAGTATGCGATGGTGCGTTCCTATGGTGACTACACTACAAACCTGCCGATTGCGGATCTCAGAAACAATCAGGCCTGGATAGCGTTTCGATTTGAGGACGAAGATCTCGCTCCTGAGCACGGCGGCCCCGCGCGACTCGTCGTGCCGCATCTTTATTTATGGAAGAGCGCCAAATGGGTACGGGGCATCAGCCTTATGAAAGAGGATCGACCTGGTTTCTGGGAGGGCCTCGGCTACCACATGTATGGAAACCCGTGGCGCGAGCAGCGTTACTCGGACGACGAATAATGTGGCGCGTGGGAACGGTCGTTGCTCTTCGCGACGAAACGCAGACAGCAAAGACGATCACGCTCCGGGTAGTGGATTGGCCTAACCATGTCGCAGGTCAGCACGTTGACGTGCGTCTGACGGCAACCGATGGATATTCCGCAGTTCGATCGTACTCGATCGCGTCGGCTCCAAATGCGGAAGGGCGAGTTGAACTGACCGTCGAGCAACTGCCCGAGGGCGAGGTTTCACCCTACCTCACGCAAGAGCTAGCAATCGGAGATCATATTGAACTCAGAGGTCCGATCGGCGGTTGGTTTATTTGGCGACCGCGGCAAACGGAGCCGATCCAATTGATCGCGGGTGGTTCGGGAATCGTTCCGCTTATGGCGATGATTCGCTCTCGCGCATCGACAGGGAGCACCGTACCCTTTCGTTTGCTGTATTCCGTGCGGGAGCCCGGAGCCGTCTACTACCGTAATGAACTGCAGGCCATATCGAGCCGGGACGATTGGTTAACCACTACGCACGCATATACACGGGCCGCTCCGAAAGACTGGTTGAGACCTCCCGGCCGGGTCGATACGTCTCTTATCGCAAACGTAACTTGGCCTTCCAGCCAGACCCCAACGTGCTACGTGTGCGGTCCCACAGCATTCGTAGAAAGTATTGCCGCAATGCTTGTGAGTTGCGGCAATCATCCCGACAAGATCAAGACCGAGCGTTTCGGCCCGACAGGAGGTCTCAAATGAGTTTTCCTAATTACGATTACATCGACGGCAATGCTGCTGCCGGCGAACTGAGCAAAGTATTTGCCGTTGATATCACGAAGGCGATGGGCCGGTGCGCCGAGTGTGGGACTGCAAAACACTGAGCTGAAGCACATGTATTCGTGCATGGCCCTGGTATTGTGGTGCGATGCTCCGCTTGCGAGCACGTACTGCTTCGTCCGGTCGACTTCGACCAGCATGTGTTCCTCGATCTTCAGGGCATGGCTTACCTGCGCTTGGAGACCGCGCTGCCGCCCCAGGATATCTGAAGGTCCCTAACATAATGGCTCCGAAAATTTGCTGTCGGCGTTCTGAACCTGTGTCTCGTGGGTGCTGCCGTCATCGCCGACGCGTGCTTGGCTCAGTCGTAAAGGGCATCTCAAAGATTCGTGTGGCCGAACGGGAACGATAGTGGGGTAACTAATCGCTCTCTTGCTGTTCAGTCAGTTGAGGTCTATCGCTTTCGGAGAGGGGCCTTGAGATCCCGAGCTTTTTCATTTTTGCGATTAGGGTGGTTCGTTTTAGTCCCAACCGACTGGCTGCTCCACGGGACCCCCCGAGAATCCAACCGCACGTATCTAACATTTTCAATATCACTTCCCGCTGAGAATCAGCGAACACGCCCTGAGTGAACTGGTTGTGTTGATAATTCGCAGATTGAGGTAGCGGATTCGGAAGCAACCCGTCGTTCGATCGAATCACGGCACGTTCCACCAGATTTTGTAGCTCTCGAATGTTGCCGGGCCAAGAATATTCCGTTAAAGCGTCCATCGTGCTCTGCGGGACATTAAGGATTCGTTTGCCCATGCGTTGCCCAAAAACCTTAACAAAATGAGCGACAAGTAGGGGGATGTCCTCCTTGCGTTCCCTGAGAGCTGGGAGAGTGACAGGAAAAACATTCAGACGATAATAGAGATCACTGCGGAATTCAGCCCGTTTAACCATTTCTATCAAATTGCGATGAGTGGCAGCGACTAAGCGCACATCAACGCGATGGGTACGGCAACTTCCTAGCCTCTCGAATTCCTGCTCCTGTAGCACACGCAGGAGCTTAGGCTGTAACGCCAGGGGAATGTCTCCTATTTCATCCAAGAAGAGCGTCCCCGTGTTTGCCATGTCGAAACGTCCAATCTTCTGCG
This window encodes:
- a CDS encoding YkgB family protein; its protein translation is MKNTSTETTNVWAGIIARIDPIGHAFLRYGLAVVIGWIAAMKVTEYEAKGIQPLIAHSPFLGWGYSIWTVRQLAMIIGAIELAIAALIAIRRWFPKLSAIGSVGAVFMFLITLSFIITTPGWEPSLGGFPALSAGIGEFLIKDLVLLGASLWTLTDSLTAVSFQPDIDVEPLKKQERDTVLPHRVH
- a CDS encoding ferredoxin reductase, which produces MWRVGTVVALRDETQTAKTITLRVVDWPNHVAGQHVDVRLTATDGYSAVRSYSIASAPNAEGRVELTVEQLPEGEVSPYLTQELAIGDHIELRGPIGGWFIWRPRQTEPIQLIAGGSGIVPLMAMIRSRASTGSTVPFRLLYSVREPGAVYYRNELQAISSRDDWLTTTHAYTRAAPKDWLRPPGRVDTSLIANVTWPSSQTPTCYVCGPTAFVESIAAMLVSCGNHPDKIKTERFGPTGGLK
- a CDS encoding NADP-dependent oxidoreductase; translation: MKAIVATDKAAGIAGVKVDERPEPQAAINDVVVEVHASGFTGDELSWPSTWTDRAGRDRTPSIPGHEVAGVVVSLGYGTTGLSIGQRVFGLTDWYRDGALAEYVAVEARNLAPLPSDVDFTVGAALVMPGLTAWQALFDHGRLRAGQSVLVHGAAGIVGSMATQLARDAGAYVIGTGHAEGRQTALDFGAQDFVDLDNDALEDVSGVDLVFDVIGGDIVKRSAALIRPGGTLVTITGPNDARPSGGVTVDFVVEPACAQLSEIVQRARNGRLRTNVTKVAKLDEAVAAFNPETRVKGKTIFRVHP
- a CDS encoding sulfite oxidase-like oxidoreductase — its product is MRHTIRTVGEILMGNISRGFMGRRTASDVKLPPGQYLTTDFPVLSAGPTPHIALEKWQFTIDDGTNVLRRWDWKSFRELPAENITVDLHCVTRWSKLGTRWEGVSLDAILGQLETDAQYAMVRSYGDYTTNLPIADLRNNQAWIAFRFEDEDLAPEHGGPARLVVPHLYLWKSAKWVRGISLMKEDRPGFWEGLGYHMYGNPWREQRYSDDE
- a CDS encoding Dps family protein, whose protein sequence is MKNTGVFAEQLERRDQPALRTPTDLSKEATRDVAGAMNAILADAFALYLKTKSFHWHMSGPHFRDYHLLLDDQSDEILGMIDPIAERVRKLGRTTVRSIGHIARLQRILDNDAEYVEPEDMLAELMDDSKALTARLREANGICDEHNDVATASLIEAWIDETERRTWFLFEATRRADSTGH
- a CDS encoding DoxX family protein, giving the protein MNSKAVQLSQHGSEVIRLFARIALGVSFLSAVADRFGLWGTYGAKNVSWGNFARFVEYTGVVVSLFPSSFTVPLAWAATVMESLCGVLIIVGFKTRMVSALSGLLLLSFALGMAMGLGIKTPLDYSVFSAAGAAFLLALWSPDRFTLDELLNRSGE
- a CDS encoding GNAT family N-acetyltransferase — protein: MTIDEGETLIKTKTRTKVRIHRIEKRVGDSIAFLSYSVDDQNKMTIWHTEIPPSLQHVGIGGKLVEEAVQLASRESSRLRIVCPFAREHLGRHPEFTERYDIATQALIPDDKSLSGGVGVTRNVAQSERSFAKSLDVHS
- a CDS encoding alpha/beta fold hydrolase; amino-acid sequence: MSNTVTPSVWYRTLNVEGLEVFYREAGPRDAPTALLLHGFPSSSHMFRNLIPMLADKYHVVAPDFPGYGESSAPPVNEFDYSFESFATITEKFTEKLNLSSYILYLSDIGASVGFHLAVRHPERVMAMIVQNADAHVEAINKAFLKTGLSDYWEDRSERSAQLLLDWLLTIEGTKWHYLHGVKDPSKISPDNWVIDQAYLDRPGNKSIQLSLLYNAKRNLDAYAGWQEYFRKHQPPMLITWGKNDGIFTVEGAELYKRDIPSAELHLIDTGHFALEEEVDRIGSLIHEFLDRKINNFGNAASTLVA
- a CDS encoding cupin domain-containing protein, whose protein sequence is MSATLMGQEANVIPLISKELTKCPGEEAVMISVEYPPGHSDEIHRHNANTFVYVVEGSVVMQLRGGKEVTLTQGETFYEGPEDVHIVGRNASKTKPARFVVFFVKRKSAPITVPVK